The following proteins are co-located in the Lentibacillus sp. JNUCC-1 genome:
- a CDS encoding DinB family protein — translation MDTINEVVNGWLKHRRVVQDLLVLVDEKDIHYKPWDGAMSLGGLAVHIATSMDMFTKLILNGKFSPPNEETFETLQDVRDIVDRYTQKTQLDLSSLTKNQLNTTIEFNRDEAPGSFWLSNAIDHEIHHKGQLFTYVRLTGVEKVPFFMKHPTQL, via the coding sequence ATGGATACAATCAATGAAGTGGTAAACGGATGGCTCAAGCATCGACGGGTGGTTCAGGACCTTCTCGTGCTCGTGGATGAGAAAGACATCCATTACAAACCATGGGACGGCGCGATGTCTCTGGGCGGGCTCGCCGTTCATATTGCCACGTCAATGGACATGTTCACCAAACTAATCCTTAACGGCAAATTCTCACCCCCAAACGAAGAAACGTTTGAAACCTTGCAGGATGTGCGCGACATCGTCGACCGTTATACGCAAAAAACACAGCTCGATCTCAGCTCATTAACCAAGAACCAGCTCAACACAACCATTGAGTTCAACCGTGACGAGGCACCAGGCAGCTTCTGGCTGTCCAATGCCATTGACCATGAAATCCATCATAAAGGACAGCTGTTCACATACGTCCGTCTGACAGGCGTTGAGAAAGTTCCATTTTTCATGAAACATCCGACACAGCTTTAA
- a CDS encoding PTS transporter subunit IIC, with product MEKISVGAFINKILAGVALGIVVGLVPNAILGELFKFLSQYHDIFATLNSVVVGIQFTVPVIVGVLIAMQFKLNPLQTVVVGTAAFVGSGAASFQENVWILTGIGDLINTMITAAIAVLMILFIKDRFKSLTIILLPITAGGIAGFIGIILLPYVQLITTGLGHMINSFTNLQPLLMTILIAIAFSIIIVSPISTVAIAMAIGISGIAAGAANIGIAAAACMLVIGTVRVNNSGVPIAVFLGAMKMMMPNLLKNPIIAVPIGLTAIVTAVAASLFGIQGTPESAGFGYSGLVGPINAFKFMDGSVLLNLGILLLVYFIIPFIAAYLIHNLCTKVLKLYDPSVFKFIAEEESGDKND from the coding sequence ATGGAAAAAATTAGTGTTGGAGCATTCATTAATAAAATATTAGCTGGTGTGGCATTGGGGATCGTTGTTGGATTGGTTCCAAACGCCATTTTAGGAGAGCTGTTCAAATTCCTCTCACAATATCATGATATCTTCGCCACTTTAAACAGTGTTGTGGTAGGTATCCAATTTACAGTGCCGGTCATTGTTGGAGTGCTGATCGCTATGCAGTTTAAGCTAAATCCGCTTCAGACCGTTGTCGTAGGTACAGCCGCTTTTGTCGGAAGTGGTGCCGCTTCCTTCCAGGAAAATGTCTGGATTCTTACAGGGATCGGAGACCTGATCAACACGATGATCACCGCTGCCATTGCAGTCTTAATGATCCTGTTTATCAAAGACAGGTTTAAGAGTCTGACCATTATTTTACTGCCGATTACAGCAGGAGGCATTGCCGGGTTTATAGGTATTATTCTTTTACCTTATGTTCAATTAATCACAACTGGGCTTGGCCACATGATCAACAGCTTTACAAATCTACAGCCTTTATTAATGACTATTTTAATTGCAATTGCCTTTAGTATTATTATCGTTTCTCCTATTTCAACTGTTGCAATTGCTATGGCCATTGGTATTTCGGGTATAGCAGCCGGAGCCGCAAACATTGGGATCGCAGCAGCAGCATGTATGCTCGTCATTGGCACAGTAAGAGTGAATAACAGTGGTGTTCCGATTGCCGTTTTTCTCGGTGCCATGAAAATGATGATGCCGAACCTGCTGAAAAACCCGATCATCGCTGTCCCGATCGGATTAACAGCAATAGTTACCGCGGTTGCAGCCAGTCTCTTCGGTATTCAAGGCACACCTGAATCAGCCGGCTTTGGTTATTCAGGCCTGGTTGGACCTATTAACGCCTTTAAGTTTATGGATGGAAGTGTTCTGCTTAACTTGGGAATTCTGTTACTTGTTTACTTCATCATTCCATTTATCGCAGCGTATTTGATTCACAACTTATGTACAAAAGTACTAAAACTATATGACCCATCTGTATTTAAATTTATTGCAGAAGAGGAAAGCGGGGATAAAAATGACTAA
- the tatA gene encoding twin-arginine translocase TatA/TatE family subunit, with amino-acid sequence MGIGSIGIPSMILILILALIIFGPKKLPEIGKAAGQTLREFKNTAGDMMSDSNSSSETKKDESK; translated from the coding sequence ATGGGTATTGGAAGCATTGGTATACCAAGCATGATTCTTATTCTAATCCTTGCGCTCATCATTTTCGGCCCTAAAAAGCTGCCCGAAATTGGGAAAGCTGCCGGGCAAACATTAAGAGAATTTAAAAATACAGCAGGTGACATGATGTCAGATAGCAACAGCAGCTCTGAAACAAAAAAGGACGAGTCAAAATAA
- a CDS encoding prenyltransferase: protein MSINKIHMEEGSLGQYYYKQSWVSLFRPLTLSGTISPALAGTAIAGWQHEIHFSLFLGVLFGALLIQAATNLLNDYFDFKNGQDKEKWTTEPMSGQHLPAHHTLPIIAGVMMTVAAFIGIWLGSVTSVWLIAVGAAGVAAGYAYSAGKRSLAARGLGELTAAVFLGPVITLIAFTVQGGRISAVILGVSLVFASLIASMILTNNIRDLEKDRLFRNTLANRLGKSGAVKLLAVLLAVPYLVVIVLVMLQRLPVVSLLVLGAIPVAVMLYRSYAPDASKKQQQLGMKWAARHHWVFGLLLTATLLIPYS, encoded by the coding sequence ATGAGCATAAATAAGATTCATATGGAGGAAGGAAGCCTTGGTCAATATTATTATAAACAATCTTGGGTTTCCCTATTTAGACCGCTGACACTTTCCGGGACGATCAGCCCTGCTTTAGCAGGTACCGCAATCGCCGGATGGCAGCATGAGATTCATTTTTCATTGTTCTTGGGTGTCTTGTTTGGGGCTTTGCTGATTCAGGCCGCCACCAATCTGCTGAATGATTACTTTGACTTTAAAAATGGTCAGGATAAGGAGAAGTGGACAACTGAACCGATGTCCGGACAGCATTTGCCTGCACACCACACTTTGCCGATTATTGCCGGGGTTATGATGACCGTCGCCGCATTCATCGGCATCTGGCTCGGCTCGGTCACAAGCGTTTGGCTGATTGCTGTAGGGGCAGCAGGCGTGGCAGCCGGATACGCCTATTCCGCCGGCAAGCGCTCACTTGCTGCGAGAGGTCTCGGTGAGCTGACAGCCGCAGTTTTTCTCGGGCCCGTGATTACGCTGATCGCATTTACCGTGCAAGGCGGTCGGATTTCAGCCGTCATCTTGGGCGTGTCATTGGTTTTTGCCTCGCTCATCGCATCAATGATTTTAACCAATAACATCCGCGACCTGGAAAAAGACCGTCTTTTCCGCAATACGCTTGCAAACCGTCTCGGAAAATCTGGTGCGGTAAAATTGCTCGCCGTTCTTCTGGCAGTGCCTTATCTTGTGGTGATTGTACTTGTCATGCTACAGCGCCTGCCTGTGGTTTCATTGCTCGTTTTAGGCGCGATCCCCGTGGCCGTGATGTTGTACCGATCATACGCACCTGATGCTTCCAAAAAGCAACAGCAGCTCGGCATGAAATGGGCAGCCCGCCACCACTGGGTCTTTGGTTTGCTTCTAACTGCTACCTTGCTGATCCCGTACAGTTGA
- a CDS encoding GlcG/HbpS family heme-binding protein, translated as MEKINLELAKKVIAGAEKEAGNIGVQMVISVMDDGGNLVATHRMDDAWLASVDIARNKAWTAVALKMPTSNLEEATVPNAELWGLNTTNQGKIVVFGGGFPLEKDGKIVGAVGVSGGAVPQDVQVAQAAVDTFNAEK; from the coding sequence ATGGAGAAGATCAATTTGGAATTGGCGAAGAAGGTCATAGCAGGAGCGGAGAAAGAAGCCGGTAATATCGGCGTCCAGATGGTGATATCCGTTATGGACGATGGCGGCAATCTCGTTGCAACACACCGCATGGACGATGCATGGCTAGCGAGTGTAGACATCGCGAGAAACAAAGCTTGGACAGCCGTCGCTTTAAAAATGCCAACAAGTAACCTCGAGGAAGCGACCGTTCCAAACGCAGAACTCTGGGGCCTTAACACCACCAACCAAGGAAAAATTGTCGTGTTCGGCGGTGGCTTTCCACTAGAAAAAGACGGAAAAATAGTCGGAGCCGTTGGCGTCAGCGGCGGTGCAGTACCGCAAGACGTCCAAGTAGCCCAGGCAGCCGTTGACACCTTTAATGCAGAAAAATAA
- a CDS encoding SCO family protein produces the protein MMRRFSIVAIVLSIILTACGGAEIDTNMSGEVADFEFTTQDHEPFGLKDLKGGWWVAHFMYTSCTIVCPTTVPNMARVQSELDDSGLEGVAFVSFSVQPETDTPDVLKEYVSNYAVDLSNWHFLTGYAFEEIQKLSNTSFKAALEDGGPEEHELIHSTAFYLVNPEGEVVKKYEGMTTQGIKSITQDLKKVL, from the coding sequence ATGATGAGACGATTTAGTATTGTTGCAATCGTGCTGAGTATTATACTCACTGCCTGTGGTGGCGCGGAAATCGATACGAACATGTCTGGTGAGGTAGCAGACTTTGAATTTACAACACAAGATCATGAACCGTTCGGCCTGAAAGATCTCAAGGGCGGCTGGTGGGTAGCGCACTTCATGTATACGAGCTGCACAATCGTCTGTCCGACAACGGTACCGAACATGGCCAGGGTTCAGTCTGAGTTGGATGATTCGGGTCTGGAGGGTGTGGCGTTTGTATCCTTTAGTGTCCAGCCTGAGACAGATACGCCTGACGTCTTAAAAGAGTATGTGAGCAATTATGCGGTGGACCTGAGCAATTGGCATTTTTTAACCGGATACGCGTTTGAAGAGATTCAAAAGCTTTCCAACACGTCTTTTAAAGCTGCCCTGGAAGACGGCGGCCCTGAGGAACATGAATTGATCCACAGCACCGCCTTCTACCTAGTCAACCCCGAAGGAGAAGTCGTAAAAAAATACGAAGGCATGACCACACAAGGCATAAAATCAATCACACAAGACCTAAAAAAAGTCCTATAG
- a CDS encoding acetamidase/formamidase family protein: MVQQTVFVNEFTDGILDPNKKMLGPVADGGHIVANTAPGCWGPMMTPQLKGGHEVTKPVYVEGAEVGDAIAIRIKSIQITSQATASGSDSPVDGRFVGDPFVAGKCPECGGLNPASTVEGLGKEAIRCQNCGADVTPFVITNGYTMAFDSNRSVGVTLNKDGAEAVGENGKDFMATPEASVQNPVVSFAPHDLVGTVARVRAFLGQLGTTPSKAFPDSHNAGDFAQFLIDAPHDYGMPKEELKHRTDGHMDINRVRTGAVLIAPVKVAGGGVYLGDMHAMQGNGEIAGHTTDVSGIVNLQVKVIKGLELDGPILLPVEEDLPFSAKPLTEQEKAAALDVAKGWGMSEVEDSLPVSFVGSGATLNEATDNGLQRAAKLFGISVEEVMNRATITGSIDIGRNPGVVTVTFLVPIPLLDKTGLTDLIRQHYQK, translated from the coding sequence ATGGTACAACAGACCGTATTTGTAAACGAATTTACAGATGGCATTCTTGACCCGAATAAGAAGATGCTCGGCCCTGTAGCGGATGGTGGACATATCGTAGCCAATACTGCGCCAGGGTGTTGGGGCCCGATGATGACACCGCAGCTGAAAGGCGGACATGAAGTGACAAAGCCCGTATATGTGGAGGGAGCGGAAGTGGGGGATGCGATTGCCATTCGCATCAAATCCATCCAGATCACATCCCAGGCAACAGCGTCGGGCAGCGATTCCCCTGTGGACGGGCGTTTCGTTGGAGATCCGTTCGTTGCTGGAAAATGTCCGGAATGCGGTGGGTTGAATCCGGCCTCTACCGTGGAAGGGCTTGGTAAAGAAGCGATCAGGTGCCAAAACTGTGGCGCAGACGTGACACCATTCGTCATTACCAATGGCTATACAATGGCATTCGACTCCAATCGTTCAGTCGGGGTAACACTCAATAAAGACGGGGCAGAAGCAGTCGGTGAAAATGGAAAAGACTTTATGGCCACACCAGAAGCTTCTGTTCAGAATCCGGTGGTCAGCTTTGCACCACACGATCTTGTCGGAACGGTTGCCAGGGTTAGAGCGTTTCTTGGACAGCTTGGCACGACACCGTCAAAAGCTTTCCCTGACTCCCATAATGCAGGAGATTTTGCTCAGTTTCTGATTGATGCGCCGCACGATTATGGTATGCCTAAAGAGGAATTGAAGCACCGCACAGACGGCCATATGGATATTAACCGCGTACGTACCGGCGCTGTATTGATTGCGCCTGTTAAAGTAGCAGGCGGCGGTGTCTATCTGGGTGATATGCACGCCATGCAAGGCAATGGAGAAATCGCCGGACACACGACAGATGTATCAGGCATTGTGAACCTCCAGGTGAAAGTTATAAAAGGACTTGAGCTGGATGGTCCAATTTTATTGCCGGTGGAAGAGGACTTGCCTTTTTCAGCTAAGCCCCTCACCGAGCAGGAAAAAGCCGCAGCCCTCGACGTGGCAAAAGGGTGGGGCATGTCTGAAGTAGAAGACAGTCTGCCCGTTTCATTTGTCGGCTCAGGTGCGACGTTGAACGAAGCGACAGATAATGGGTTACAGCGCGCGGCAAAACTGTTCGGTATCAGTGTGGAAGAGGTGATGAACCGAGCGACCATTACCGGGTCCATCGACATTGGACGGAATCCCGGCGTTGTCACCGTCACATTCCTCGTCCCTATACCTCTGTTGGACAAGACCGGACTGACCGATTTGATTAGGCAACACTATCAAAAGTGA
- a CDS encoding formate/nitrite transporter family protein — MDENQNKEQANPDKTHQPDRQFYIPAQIVDEFGEKGREHLYQKPLAKFLLAFTAGSFMTFGALFSILLATGIDVKGYYYLMSGIGFASAYAMVFISGSVLFTEINVLLPSYLFNKSGLRSQNIYKFWLTAYVGNIIGALAVAILIELSGSLSPSFYPELSEYLSHKMKFIEHGWIGWFEVLISGILANWLIGMAAFLTTAARDITGKFLGTIFPVILFVAGNFQHSAANMGYFSMGFLATDDYTWYEYIFLNLLPASIGNLIGGAILVSLLFSFAYKDEIQTKLDKKNDS, encoded by the coding sequence ATGGATGAGAATCAAAATAAGGAGCAGGCGAATCCGGATAAGACGCATCAGCCTGACCGGCAGTTTTATATTCCGGCTCAGATTGTGGACGAGTTCGGTGAAAAAGGCAGGGAACACTTATACCAGAAGCCTTTGGCCAAGTTTCTGCTGGCTTTTACAGCAGGCTCGTTTATGACGTTTGGTGCCCTGTTTTCCATTTTGCTGGCAACAGGGATTGATGTGAAAGGTTATTACTATTTAATGTCCGGAATTGGATTTGCGTCTGCTTACGCTATGGTCTTCATTTCGGGATCGGTTTTATTTACGGAAATTAACGTGCTTCTTCCCTCCTATTTGTTTAACAAAAGCGGGCTTCGAAGCCAAAACATCTACAAATTCTGGCTGACAGCTTACGTTGGGAATATCATTGGCGCACTTGCTGTAGCCATTCTCATAGAATTATCGGGGTCTTTATCCCCGAGCTTTTACCCTGAGCTTTCAGAATATCTCAGCCACAAAATGAAATTCATTGAACATGGATGGATTGGGTGGTTTGAAGTGCTCATTTCGGGAATATTGGCCAACTGGCTGATTGGGATGGCAGCGTTTCTTACCACTGCAGCACGTGATATCACTGGCAAGTTCCTGGGTACCATTTTCCCGGTAATCCTGTTCGTTGCTGGTAACTTCCAACACAGTGCGGCGAATATGGGATACTTCAGTATGGGATTTCTCGCAACAGATGATTACACGTGGTACGAGTATATCTTCCTGAACCTCCTGCCAGCCAGTATCGGCAACCTGATTGGCGGTGCAATTCTGGTATCGCTGCTGTTCTCATTCGCGTATAAAGATGAAATACAGACCAAGCTTGATAAGAAAAATGACAGCTAG
- a CDS encoding potassium channel family protein, with the protein MKKIKFGMVYEIFLATMVILSLVLDLPSTEGAIFDWVIWLIFFIDYSVRFFNSDNKWAYFKSHPLEFIAILPLDQILRMARFVRIFRILRLLMIMNRRTLFLDQFLKKYMIDRFIIVIMVLLFLIALPMRIIEPSFHTYGDALWWAIVTMTTVGYGDLSPETPVGRLIASVLMIAGIGVIGLVTGTIASIFTSNKDDKLPQELIDVKQMIDTYPNLDDVDYQYMIDKLGKARGEQTD; encoded by the coding sequence ATGAAAAAAATTAAATTCGGTATGGTGTACGAAATTTTTCTGGCTACAATGGTGATCCTATCTTTGGTGCTGGACTTGCCATCAACTGAAGGGGCCATCTTTGACTGGGTGATCTGGCTTATTTTCTTTATAGATTATTCGGTTCGGTTTTTCAATAGCGACAACAAGTGGGCGTACTTTAAGAGTCATCCACTGGAGTTTATCGCCATACTGCCATTGGATCAAATTCTTCGTATGGCCCGGTTTGTGAGGATTTTCAGAATCCTGAGGTTGCTGATGATCATGAACAGACGGACATTATTTCTTGATCAGTTTTTGAAAAAGTATATGATTGATCGCTTCATTATTGTTATCATGGTGTTGCTGTTTTTAATTGCGCTACCCATGAGGATCATTGAGCCGAGCTTCCACACATACGGGGATGCGCTGTGGTGGGCAATTGTTACAATGACAACGGTTGGCTACGGCGATTTGTCACCGGAAACCCCAGTTGGAAGGCTGATTGCGAGTGTGCTGATGATTGCAGGCATTGGTGTAATCGGTCTTGTGACAGGGACCATTGCATCTATATTCACCAGCAACAAGGATGACAAACTGCCCCAGGAACTGATCGATGTGAAGCAAATGATTGATACCTACCCCAATCTGGATGACGTGGACTATCAGTATATGATTGATAAACTGGGGAAAGCCAGAGGAGAACAGACCGATTAG
- the fdhA gene encoding formaldehyde dehydrogenase, glutathione-independent: MADNRGVVYLGNGKVEVQDISYPDLVLHDGPGVPPSNAGRKCEHGVIIKNIVTNICGSDQHMVRGRTTAPEGMVLGHEITGEIVEVGRDVEFLKKGDIVSVPFNVACGRCKMCRRQDTHICENVNPERPGGAYGYVDMGGWVGGQSEYVMVPYADFQLLKFPDRDQAMDKILDLTMLSDIFPTGYHGAINAGVTTGSSVYVAGAGPVGLAAAHSAQLLGAAVVIVGDLNEERLKQARSFGCETINLQKHDDVGEQIEQILGEPEVDCAIDAVGFEAYGHGTDYNDAPATVLNTMMDVVEAGGQFGIPGLYVTEDPGAKDKDAQQGSLKVRFGLGWSKAHSMHTGQTPAMKYQRQLMNAILHGKADIANVVNATVISLDEAPQGYADFDSGVAKKFVIDPHGSLSK, from the coding sequence TTGGCAGACAATCGCGGTGTCGTTTACTTAGGGAACGGAAAAGTTGAGGTGCAGGATATTTCGTACCCGGATCTTGTATTGCATGACGGACCTGGTGTGCCGCCCTCTAACGCAGGACGGAAGTGTGAGCATGGGGTGATTATTAAAAATATCGTAACCAACATTTGCGGCAGTGATCAGCATATGGTCAGAGGCCGCACGACTGCCCCGGAAGGTATGGTATTGGGCCACGAAATTACCGGAGAGATTGTGGAAGTCGGACGAGACGTGGAATTTTTGAAAAAAGGAGATATCGTATCTGTTCCATTTAACGTCGCATGCGGCCGCTGTAAAATGTGCCGCCGTCAGGATACACACATCTGTGAGAACGTTAACCCAGAGAGACCAGGCGGCGCATACGGTTACGTTGACATGGGCGGCTGGGTAGGCGGCCAGTCTGAATATGTGATGGTTCCATACGCAGACTTCCAACTGTTGAAATTCCCTGATAGAGATCAGGCCATGGACAAGATTCTGGACTTAACAATGTTATCAGATATTTTCCCAACGGGGTATCATGGGGCCATTAATGCCGGAGTAACGACGGGATCCAGCGTCTATGTGGCTGGTGCCGGCCCGGTTGGTCTGGCAGCTGCCCACTCGGCACAACTGCTTGGTGCCGCTGTCGTTATTGTAGGGGATTTAAACGAAGAACGGCTGAAGCAGGCCAGAAGCTTTGGCTGTGAAACAATTAATCTACAAAAACATGACGATGTCGGTGAGCAGATCGAGCAGATCCTTGGTGAACCTGAAGTTGATTGTGCGATTGACGCGGTAGGTTTTGAGGCTTACGGTCATGGCACAGATTACAATGACGCACCCGCAACAGTTCTGAACACGATGATGGACGTTGTTGAAGCGGGCGGCCAATTCGGCATTCCCGGCCTGTATGTGACAGAAGATCCAGGTGCAAAAGATAAAGACGCACAGCAAGGGTCGCTCAAAGTGCGATTTGGACTCGGCTGGTCAAAAGCGCATTCCATGCATACCGGCCAAACGCCAGCCATGAAATATCAGCGTCAATTAATGAACGCCATTTTACATGGAAAAGCGGATATCGCCAATGTGGTGAACGCCACCGTCATTTCGCTCGACGAGGCACCACAAGGCTATGCAGACTTTGACAGCGGGGTTGCGAAGAAATTCGTGATCGACCCGCATGGAAGTTTGAGTAAATAG
- a CDS encoding putative holin-like toxin, which yields MRAEARNFPAGDSLQQEVVPMDISDVLTLMISFGMLIAVLMSAKNEK from the coding sequence ATGAGGGCCGAGGCACGCAATTTCCCCGCGGGAGACTCCCTGCAGCAGGAGGTGGTGCCAATGGATATCAGCGACGTACTGACACTGATGATCTCTTTCGGCATGTTGATCGCAGTCCTCATGTCGGCTAAAAACGAGAAATGA
- a CDS encoding protein adenylyltransferase SelO, with amino-acid sequence MTKQQRNWHLADSYTQLPHIFYKPTNPTPVKAPKLLIFNEELAAWLGLDTDFLRSDQGIDVLAGNAVPEGANPIAQAYTGHQFGMFTMLGDGRAVLLGEHNTPQHERVDIQLKGAGRTNYSRGGDGRAALGPMLREYMISEAMHGLGVPTTRSLAVVSTGEPIMRETPLTGAVLTRVAKSHLRVGTFQYAARFGSFDDVKALADYAIDRHYPELNNKLHPYLSFFQEVIKEQASLVAKWQLVGFIHGVMNTDNMAISGETIDYGPCAFMDTYDPRIVFSSIDVQGRYAYSNQPPIAHWNLARLGEAMLSLIDEDEDQAVKQVEKELEAFPRLFNDHWMNGMRAKLGLFNEEPEDDSLITSLLDIMKTHKADYTNTFLGLTYDKLDDATIFSTDDFRKWHKRWLRRVEKQHETDEERKDLMRCNNPAVIPRNHRVEEALTAAVDNDDLTLVEELLHLMKDPYAHTDEQIEYAKAPIPEGPYTTYCGT; translated from the coding sequence ATGACTAAACAACAGCGAAATTGGCATCTAGCAGACAGTTACACACAATTGCCGCACATTTTTTATAAACCAACCAATCCGACACCTGTTAAAGCTCCGAAGCTGCTCATTTTCAACGAAGAACTGGCAGCGTGGCTTGGGCTGGATACGGACTTTTTAAGAAGTGATCAAGGGATTGATGTGCTGGCGGGCAATGCTGTCCCTGAGGGTGCGAATCCAATCGCCCAGGCTTACACCGGCCACCAATTCGGCATGTTTACGATGCTTGGAGACGGCAGGGCAGTACTTTTGGGCGAGCATAACACGCCACAGCATGAGCGTGTTGACATTCAGCTTAAAGGTGCTGGCCGAACGAATTATTCCCGTGGCGGGGATGGACGGGCAGCGCTTGGCCCGATGCTCAGGGAGTATATGATCAGTGAGGCTATGCACGGACTCGGGGTACCGACGACGCGGTCACTTGCTGTCGTATCAACCGGAGAACCCATTATGCGGGAGACCCCACTCACAGGAGCCGTTTTGACACGGGTGGCCAAAAGTCATTTGCGTGTGGGTACGTTTCAGTACGCTGCGCGCTTTGGCTCGTTCGATGATGTAAAAGCCTTGGCTGACTATGCAATTGACCGCCATTATCCTGAGCTGAATAACAAGTTGCATCCATACTTGTCCTTTTTTCAGGAAGTGATCAAAGAACAGGCCAGCCTGGTCGCCAAATGGCAGCTCGTCGGCTTTATTCACGGGGTCATGAACACGGATAACATGGCTATCAGCGGCGAAACCATCGACTACGGTCCGTGCGCATTTATGGACACGTATGACCCGAGAATCGTGTTCAGTTCAATCGACGTTCAAGGCCGGTATGCATACAGCAATCAGCCGCCTATTGCCCATTGGAATCTGGCGCGGCTGGGAGAAGCGATGCTGTCGCTCATCGACGAGGATGAAGACCAAGCAGTCAAGCAAGTGGAGAAAGAGCTTGAAGCATTTCCGCGCCTGTTTAATGATCATTGGATGAATGGCATGCGCGCCAAACTCGGATTGTTTAACGAAGAACCTGAAGATGACAGTTTGATCACCAGCCTGCTCGACATTATGAAGACTCACAAAGCTGATTATACAAATACCTTTTTGGGCCTGACATACGACAAGCTTGATGATGCGACAATTTTTTCTACTGACGACTTTCGAAAATGGCATAAACGCTGGTTGAGGCGCGTTGAGAAGCAACACGAAACAGACGAAGAACGAAAAGATTTGATGCGCTGTAACAATCCAGCTGTCATTCCAAGAAATCACCGTGTGGAAGAAGCACTCACAGCAGCCGTTGACAACGACGATTTGACACTGGTTGAAGAGCTCTTGCACCTTATGAAAGATCCCTATGCACACACTGACGAACAAATTGAGTACGCGAAGGCTCCCATTCCGGAAGGTCCCTATACAACGTATTGTGGAACCTAA
- a CDS encoding D-2-hydroxyacid dehydrogenase, translating into MTKIIMFGVREDEKDAALNWAEANAVDLTLTDELLTMDNVDRVKGFDGLSIQQTIKVDNQIYPRLQTFGIKQIAQRSAGFDMYDLDEARKNDIIISNVPSYSPNSIAEYAVTAALQLVRKTDLIQQRVAAQDFRWQKSIMAKEIKSLQVAIIGTGRIGQITAQIFKGFGAKIVGFDLYPNEQAKQHLEYKDTIEEAVENADIVSIHMPATKDNYHLFDEALFAHFKDGAVFINTARGTVVDTQALLTAIDSGKLAGAALDTYENETSYFPKDFRGQTITDQVMLELISRRDVILTPHIAFYTNIAVQNLVEGGLDATLSVIQTGTCDTRLN; encoded by the coding sequence ATGACTAAAATAATAATGTTTGGTGTACGTGAAGACGAGAAGGACGCTGCCTTGAATTGGGCAGAAGCAAATGCAGTGGATTTAACTTTGACTGACGAACTACTCACTATGGACAACGTCGACCGTGTAAAAGGCTTTGATGGGCTTTCCATTCAGCAAACGATTAAAGTCGATAACCAAATCTATCCACGACTGCAAACGTTTGGCATCAAACAAATTGCTCAGCGCAGTGCAGGATTCGACATGTATGATCTGGATGAGGCACGAAAAAATGACATCATCATCTCAAACGTGCCCAGCTATTCGCCGAATTCTATCGCTGAATACGCTGTGACCGCTGCCTTGCAACTGGTGCGCAAAACCGATCTAATCCAGCAAAGAGTCGCCGCTCAGGACTTCCGCTGGCAAAAGTCAATTATGGCTAAAGAGATCAAGAGCTTGCAAGTAGCTATTATCGGCACCGGACGCATCGGCCAAATCACAGCACAAATTTTCAAAGGATTTGGTGCCAAAATTGTCGGCTTTGACTTATATCCAAACGAGCAAGCAAAACAACATCTTGAGTATAAAGACACCATTGAAGAAGCTGTTGAGAATGCCGATATCGTTTCAATTCATATGCCAGCTACGAAAGACAACTACCACCTATTTGACGAAGCGCTTTTCGCACATTTTAAGGACGGTGCAGTATTTATCAACACAGCGCGGGGAACTGTCGTTGACACGCAGGCTCTCCTGACAGCGATCGACAGTGGGAAACTTGCTGGAGCAGCATTAGATACGTATGAAAATGAAACTTCCTACTTTCCTAAAGATTTCCGGGGCCAGACGATCACCGACCAGGTTATGTTAGAACTCATCAGTCGTCGGGATGTCATCTTAACCCCACACATCGCCTTTTACACCAACATTGCCGTGCAAAACCTTGTAGAAGGCGGATTAGATGCAACTTTATCCGTTATTCAAACAGGCACATGTGACACACGATTAAACTAA